The following proteins are co-located in the Desulfurococcus amylolyticus Z-533 genome:
- a CDS encoding DNA primase small subunit domain-containing protein, with amino-acid sequence MLPHGKTSDFLKKVIRDYYRFRPLEEPGNLHMREIALESLEDRRYIRHLSFPYMEQLYNFIETMKTPLHLYYSSALYSNPSAEEMEAKGWQGSELIFDIDADKYPGCIQRYLVCSKSGVIINDGESCPSGEEPLKYSPVSWECILKAWGDALKLRDILVQDFGFSKVKIYFSGNRGFHVRVMDEEALPLTREQRRLIADYVACSNIDVDRIFPSYKDIVVFRRVEYGLRRRVLELAISRKLVKEKSVAGLRGLIINKSALDELIRENCVKVDKVVTMDTSRLSRFVNSLNMKSGLRVVEVEPTVDLRGKGFTDFSPFHGEVMVKPLVDASQILVLDKFIGLRKGEIIRLEAPYALYLAVNGLVEVRDSSGIGVKL; translated from the coding sequence ATGTTGCCCCACGGGAAGACTAGCGACTTCTTGAAGAAGGTCATAAGGGACTACTATAGGTTCAGACCTCTCGAAGAACCAGGCAACCTACATATGAGAGAGATTGCTTTAGAGAGCCTTGAGGATCGCAGGTATATCAGGCACCTATCCTTCCCATATATGGAGCAATTATATAACTTCATAGAGACCATGAAAACACCTCTCCACCTGTATTATTCTTCAGCCCTCTACAGCAATCCCTCGGCCGAGGAAATGGAGGCCAAAGGGTGGCAGGGCTCGGAGTTAATATTCGATATAGATGCTGACAAGTATCCTGGATGCATACAGAGGTATTTAGTCTGCAGCAAGTCAGGAGTAATAATTAATGATGGGGAGTCCTGTCCCTCAGGCGAGGAACCTTTGAAATATTCCCCAGTGAGCTGGGAGTGCATCTTGAAAGCCTGGGGCGACGCCTTAAAACTACGTGATATACTGGTGCAGGACTTCGGGTTTAGCAAGGTTAAAATATATTTCTCGGGTAACAGGGGATTCCATGTAAGAGTGATGGATGAGGAGGCACTGCCTCTAACACGTGAGCAGAGGCGATTAATAGCGGATTATGTGGCATGTAGCAACATAGATGTGGACAGGATCTTCCCATCATACAAAGATATAGTGGTTTTCCGCAGAGTTGAATATGGCCTGAGAAGAAGGGTGCTCGAGTTAGCTATATCGAGGAAGCTAGTGAAGGAAAAAAGCGTAGCGGGTTTAAGGGGATTAATAATCAATAAGAGCGCCCTCGATGAATTAATTCGGGAGAACTGTGTTAAAGTAGATAAGGTTGTAACAATGGATACGTCAAGGCTCTCAAGATTCGTTAACAGCTTAAACATGAAGTCCGGGTTAAGGGTTGTAGAGGTTGAGCCCACCGTGGATCTAAGAGGAAAGGGTTTCACTGATTTCTCACCATTCCATGGGGAAGTCATGGTTAAACCCTTGGTCGATGCTTCTCAGATCCTGGTTCTAGATAAATTTATTGGGCTTAGAAAGGGAGAAATAATTAGATTAGAGGCACCCTATGCTCTATATCTAGCTGTCAATGGGCTAGTAGAGGTAAGGGATTCATCAGGGATTGGGGTAAAACTATGA
- a CDS encoding transcription factor S — protein sequence MSKLCPKCGGLMRPRKMDGKLYLICTRCGYKVEADASEASGFKVSTRIDHKPGEKTLVLESGGEVNLPVTREVTCPKCGWHEAYYWVIQTRAADEPPTRFFKCTKCGYTWREYA from the coding sequence ATGTCCAAGTTGTGTCCGAAATGCGGTGGCTTAATGCGTCCCCGTAAAATGGATGGTAAACTGTATCTGATTTGTACTAGATGTGGGTACAAAGTAGAGGCTGATGCATCCGAGGCATCGGGTTTCAAGGTTTCCACGAGAATCGATCACAAGCCCGGTGAGAAAACCCTTGTACTCGAAAGCGGAGGAGAGGTCAACCTCCCTGTTACAAGGGAAGTAACGTGTCCGAAATGTGGTTGGCATGAGGCATACTACTGGGTGATTCAGACAAGGGCTGCGGATGAACCGCCTACAAGATTCTTTAAGTGTACAAAGTGCGGTTACACTTGGAGAGAGTATGCTTAG
- a CDS encoding translation initiation factor IF-2 subunit alpha, whose product MLARKELPEIGEYVIATVREIYDYGAYVTLDEYGDLKAFLPWSEVATKWVKNIRDVIREGEKIVVKVIRIDRARKEVDVSLKKVSDIDKRKKMMWWKRYVKAAKIVELVAESLGKTKEAAYKEVVWKLEDSYGDPLYVLEEAVLSGRDILEKAGIPSEWIEPLLNEAKRHIKVKEVSIRVRLLLQSRHPDGVERVRKVLDVIAESLNSENVKFKLYSAGAPRYILEVYSHDYKTAESVVEKILKKAEEASSEYGVIFKGEREKA is encoded by the coding sequence CTAGGAAGGAATTGCCCGAGATCGGGGAATACGTTATAGCCACGGTTAGGGAAATATACGATTATGGCGCCTATGTCACCCTCGATGAATACGGAGACTTAAAGGCCTTTCTACCATGGAGCGAAGTAGCAACCAAATGGGTTAAGAACATAAGGGATGTCATCAGGGAAGGAGAGAAGATAGTTGTGAAAGTCATCAGAATTGATAGAGCCAGGAAAGAAGTCGATGTCTCATTAAAGAAGGTATCTGATATCGATAAGAGAAAGAAGATGATGTGGTGGAAGCGGTATGTAAAAGCAGCCAAAATAGTCGAACTCGTCGCTGAAAGTCTCGGAAAAACCAAGGAGGCCGCCTATAAAGAAGTAGTATGGAAGCTTGAAGACTCCTATGGAGACCCACTTTACGTCCTCGAAGAAGCAGTACTGAGCGGTAGAGACATCCTGGAGAAAGCCGGGATACCTAGTGAATGGATAGAGCCATTATTAAACGAAGCGAAGAGACATATAAAGGTGAAAGAGGTATCAATACGTGTAAGACTACTACTCCAATCACGCCACCCCGATGGCGTTGAAAGAGTAAGGAAAGTACTTGACGTGATAGCCGAATCCCTTAACTCTGAAAATGTAAAGTTTAAACTCTACTCAGCCGGTGCGCCAAGATACATCCTCGAAGTATACTCCCATGACTATAAAACAGCTGAATCAGTAGTTGAGAAAATACTAAAGAAAGCTGAAGAGGCTAGCAGCGAATATGGTGTAATATTCAAGGGAGAACGTGAGAAAGCATGA
- the pcn gene encoding proliferating cell nuclear antigen (pcna) — protein MRLKFSDAVAWRYAITSISKIIDEANFRISGEDGLLLKAMDPSTVVLVEFAIPKEAFSEYSVERELVVGVRMDDLTKVLKRARRGDELVLEVLEDGRLSVVFEGRGVRRFTLPSIEMTYEEIPEISFEVGFKGKLLPKLFRDIVREVEPISDSIEFSASKDSDKLTVSSRSEIAEAEIELSASDGALIEYQVLSDARAKYTIDYLIDISVASQAAELMEIEFGDGTPLKLTYEIPGGGRLVFYVAPRED, from the coding sequence ATGAGGCTTAAGTTTAGTGACGCAGTTGCATGGAGATATGCTATAACATCCATCTCTAAGATTATTGATGAAGCAAACTTTAGGATTAGCGGTGAAGACGGATTATTATTGAAAGCTATGGATCCCAGTACTGTTGTACTTGTAGAGTTCGCAATACCGAAGGAGGCTTTTTCAGAGTACAGTGTGGAAAGGGAACTTGTAGTAGGGGTAAGAATGGATGATCTGACCAAGGTGTTGAAGAGGGCTAGGAGAGGTGATGAACTCGTTTTAGAAGTGCTAGAAGACGGCAGGCTAAGCGTAGTCTTCGAGGGTAGGGGTGTCAGAAGATTTACCCTGCCAAGCATAGAGATGACTTACGAGGAGATACCGGAGATTAGTTTCGAAGTAGGGTTTAAGGGGAAGCTTCTTCCCAAGTTGTTTAGAGACATAGTTAGGGAGGTAGAGCCCATCAGCGATTCCATCGAGTTTTCAGCCAGCAAGGACAGCGATAAGCTGACTGTCTCATCGAGGAGTGAAATAGCTGAGGCTGAAATAGAGCTCTCAGCCTCAGATGGTGCGTTAATCGAGTACCAGGTGCTAAGTGATGCAAGGGCTAAATACACGATCGACTATCTTATCGATATATCGGTTGCTTCTCAGGCGGCTGAATTAATGGAGATAGAATTCGGTGATGGAACACCGCTCAAGCTTACATACGAGATACCCGGCGGAGGAAGACTAGTGTTTTATGTTGCCCCACGGGAAGACTAG
- a CDS encoding RNA-protein complex protein Nop10, with amino-acid sequence MNWLLRKCSKCGRYTLSRDRCPYCGGELIVPHPPRFSPIDKYVEYRLEEKLSKGIIKLDEKPPYKP; translated from the coding sequence ATGAACTGGCTACTTAGAAAATGTAGTAAATGTGGTAGGTATACTTTAAGCAGGGATAGATGCCCGTACTGCGGGGGAGAGCTAATAGTACCCCATCCACCACGCTTCAGCCCTATTGATAAATACGTGGAGTACAGGCTCGAGGAAAAACTCTCAAAGGGAATTATCAAGCTAGATGAAAAACCACCATATAAGCCTTGA